The Cyclobacterium amurskyense genome contains the following window.
GATTTATTGAGTCAAATATACCAATAGAAAACTTATTAATGAATGTCAAAATAGAAAATAGTTGGAAACAATTGCTAGGGAATGAATTTAACAAGCCTTACTTTGCTGCATTGGCAAGCTTTGTAAAAGCTGAATATGAAACAAAAACAATCTACCCAAAAGCCAATTCAATATTTAAAGCTTTTGAATTGTGTCCTGTAGACAAAGTAAAGGTTGTGATTTTAGGCCAAGACCCCTATCATGGAGAAAATCAAGCACATGGACTGTCTTTTTCTGTAAAGGAAGGCGTACCCATTCCTCCTTCACTTAAGAATATTTTTAAAGAATTAAAAAGCGACCTTGACTTACCTTTCCCATCTGACGGAAACTTAGAAAGATGGGCCAAGCAAGGTGTTCTCTTACTAAACGCTACCCTTACAGTAGAAGCACACAAAGCCGGAAGTCACCAGAAAAAAGGTTGGGAGACATTTACCAGCGCAGTCATAGAGAAACTTGCTTCCAAAAAGTCTAACTTGGTTTTTCTTCTTTGGGGGGCTTATGCACAGAAAAAGGCTACTGTAATTCATTCGGACAAGCACTTAAAGCTACAATCACCACATCCAAGTCCCCTTTCGGCTCATCGAGGCTTTTTAGGATGCCAACATTTTAGCCAAGCCAATGCTTATTTAGAAGCCCATGGCAAGCCAGCAATAAAATGGTGAAGGTTTAATAAGTTCTATTAAAAACACCGAAAATGGACAGTTACAGCAATTCACTGTTCTTAAACCAATAACCCCAGATTAAGTACTAATCTGGGGTTATTGGTTAAAAGTCTATCCCTCATTGAAAGCAATTTAGGACTCAAACTTGTGATTAATCGATGGACTTAAAGAATCTATCCCACCTAATCTTATTAAACATAGACTTGTGTTTTTCTAAGGATAGCCATAAGAACCATGCCTTACCCACTACATGATCTTCAGGCACAAAACCCCAAAACCTAGAATCCAGTGAATCATGTCTATTGTCCCCCATCATGAAATAATAATTTTGTTTGAAGGTATAGGATTCTTGTTCCACACCATCTATAAACAATTTATTGTCTTCCACTGTAACACTTTCATGGCCTTCATATTTCTCAATCGTGAAAGAGTACCTTCTTACATTGTCTTCAGTAAGTGCGATTGTTTGCCCTTTGGCAGGTACCTCTAATGGACCGAAATTATCTTTATTCCACTTATAATAGGTTCCATCAGGGAAAATATTAGAATCCCCTTGACCTGGTTTACTAATTCTCTTTTGAATGGACGAAATGGCGGGTGATTTTTCAAGTTCCTTTATCATTTCATCAGTTGCAAAGACAAAGTAGCCGGAGTTATCAGAAAAAGGATAATAACTATCCGGATT
Protein-coding sequences here:
- the ung gene encoding uracil-DNA glycosylase: MNVKIENSWKQLLGNEFNKPYFAALASFVKAEYETKTIYPKANSIFKAFELCPVDKVKVVILGQDPYHGENQAHGLSFSVKEGVPIPPSLKNIFKELKSDLDLPFPSDGNLERWAKQGVLLLNATLTVEAHKAGSHQKKGWETFTSAVIEKLASKKSNLVFLLWGAYAQKKATVIHSDKHLKLQSPHPSPLSAHRGFLGCQHFSQANAYLEAHGKPAIKW